The following proteins come from a genomic window of Rattus norvegicus strain BN/NHsdMcwi chromosome 8, GRCr8, whole genome shotgun sequence:
- the Uba7 gene encoding ubiquitin-like modifier-activating enzyme 7 isoform X5, producing the protein MDEELYSRQLYVLGLPAMQRIREAKVLLCGLQGLGAEVAKNLVLMGVGSLTLHDPHPTCWADLAAQFFLSEESLGRSRAEASQPQLAQLNEAVQISVHRGDITEDLVRGFQVVVLTDSKLEDQLNMGALCHKNRVYFLMAETRGLVGRLFCDFGEDFTVVDPTEVEPTSAAIQDISQGSPGIVTLRGGSKRPSFYDGDLVMFSDIEGMVELNSHSPQPVRVQKDGSLEIGDTTTFSRYLRGGVVTEVKRPKTVKHKPLDIALLQPCMVVQNTQEIQRAHCLHQTFHALHKFQQLHGRLPKPWDPDDAETVVWLAQDLEPLKGAKEESLDEALLRTIALSSAGSLSPMAAILGGVAAQEVLKAVSGKFMPLDQWLYFDALECLPEDETLLPSPEDCHPRNCRYDGQIAVFGTGFQEKLSYKHYLLQVGAGAIGCEMLKGFALVGLGVRDNGGVTIADMDHVERSNLSRQFLFRPKDTGRPKAEVAAEAAHRLNPDLQVTSHTCPLDPTTEDIYDDDFFSRVDGVVAALDSFQARHYVAARCTHYLKPLLEAGTQGTRGSASVFVPYVTEVYKGPTSAEEAPYPVCTLRHFPSTVEHSLQWAQDEFEGLFRLSAETINDYQQTCTSSLLGTDGTGILALLQQVMGVLRTRPQTWQDCVVWALGHWQLCFRDNIVELLRKFPSDKVLEDGTLFWSGSKKCPHPLQFDPNQDTHFLYVLAAANLYARMHGLPGSQSQTALRELLTLTLLQEPDSMPQNLFSAEFGQEQLKELQETLDDWNKGPPLKPVLFGKAVEAAQSPCTSVTLCGKGGR; encoded by the exons ATGGATGAAGAGCTGTACTCGAGGCAGCT GTATGTACTGGGCTTGCCTGCTATGCAGAGGATCCGGGAAGCCAAAGTCTTGCTGTGTGGCCTGCAGGGCCTGGGAGCTGAGGTGGCCAAGAACCTGGTCCTTATGGGTGTGGGCAGCCTCACCCTGCATGATCCCCATCCCACCTGCTGGGCTGACTTGGCTGCTCAG TTTTTCCTCTCAGAAGAGAGCTTGGGAAGGAGCAGGGCTGAGGCCTCTCAACCACAATTGGCCCAGCTTAATGAAGCTGTCCAGATCTCCGTCCACAGAGGCGACATCACTGAGGACCTAGTGCGGGGTTTTCAG GTAGTGGTGCTGACTGACTCCAAGCTAGAGGACCAGCTGAATATGGGAGCCTTGTGCCATAAGAATAGAGTCTACTTCCTCATGGCTGAAACCCGGGGCCTTGTGGG GCGGTTATTCTGTGATTTTGGTGAGGACTTCACTGTTGTGGACCCTACAGAGGTGGAGCCCACGTCAGCTGCCATCCAGGACATCTCTCAG GGCTCCCCCGGCATTGTCACTCTGAGAGGAGGCAGCAAAAGACCTTCCTTTTATGATGGGGACTTGGTGATGTTCTCAGACATTGAAGGCATGGTTGAACTCAACAGTCATTCTCCACAGCCTGTCCGTGTGCAGA AAGATGGATCCTTGGAGATTGGAGATACAACAACTTTCTCCCGTTACTTGAGGGGTGGGGTTGTCACTGAAGTCAAGAGACCCAAGACTGTGAAGCAT AAGCCCCTGGACATAGCTCTGCTCCAGCCCTGCATGGTGGTCCAGAATACTCAGGAAATACAACGCGCTCACTGCCTACACCAGACCTTCCATGCACTGCACAAGTTCCAGCAACTTCATGGCCGGCTACCCAAGCCCTGGGATCCT GATGACGCAGAGACCGTGGTGTGGCTGGCCCAGGACCTAGAGCCACTAAAAGGGGCAAAAGAAGAGTCGCTGGATGAGGCTCTACTCCGGACAATTGCCCTGAGTAGTGCTGGTAGCTTAAGTCCCATGGCAGCCATTCTGGGAGGAGTGGCTGCCCAGGAAGTCCTGAAG GCAGTCTCCGGGAAGTTCATGCCCCTGGACCAGTGGCTGTACTTTGATGCCCTTGAATGTCTTCCAGAAGATGAGACGCTCCTGCCCAGTCCTGAGGACTGTCATCCA AGAAACTGCCGATACGACGGGCAAATTGCTGTGTTCGGGACTGGTTTTCAGGAGAAACTGAGCTACAAACACTACCTCTTG CAGGTAGGTGCTGGTGCCATTGGCTGTGAGATGCTCAAAGGTTTTGCCCTAGTGGGCCTGGGAGTTAGGGATAATGGCGGTGTGACAATTGCTGACATGGACCACGTAGAACGCTCCAACCTCAGCCGGCAGTTCCTCTTCAGGCCCAAGGACACTGGG AGGCCCAAGGCAGAGGTGGCTGCAGAGGCAGCCCATCGCCTAAACCCAGACCTGCAAGTGACTTCACATACCTGCCCTCTGGATCCCACCACAGAGGACATCTATGACGACGACTTCTTCTCCAGGGTGGACGGCGTTGTTGCTGCTTTGGACAGTTTCCAGGCCC GGCACTATGTTGCTGCTCGATGCACCCACTATTTGAAACCACTGCTGGAGGCAGGCACCCAGGGAACCCGGGGGAGTGCTTCAGTGTTTGTGCCATATGTGACAGAAGTCTACAAAGGTCCTACCTCAGCCGAGGAAGCTCCCTACCCTGTGTGCACCCTGCGGCAttttcccagcactgtggagCACAGCCTGCAG TGGGCCCAGGACGAATTTGAGGGGCTCTTCAGACTATCCGCAGAGACCATCAACGACTACCAACA GACATGCACTTCCTCCCTGTTGGGCACCGATGGGACTGGAATATTGGCCTTACTGCAGCAAGTGATGGGCGTCCTAAGAACTCGGCCACAGACCTGGCAAGACTGTGTGGTGTGGGCTCTTGGCCACTGGCAACTGTGCTTCCGTGATAACATCGTGGAGCTGCTGAGAAAATTCCCATCTGATAAA GTGCTTGAGGACGGAACTCTGTTCTGGTCAGGATCCAAAAAGTGCCCACATCCCTTGCAATTTGATCCCAACCAA GACACGCATTTCCTCTATGTACTGGCAGCTGCCAACCTGTATGCACGGATGCATGGGCTGCCGGGCTCACAAAGTCAGACTGCACTCAGGGAACTGCTGACACTGACACTGCTGCAGGAGCCTGATTCCATGCCCCAGAACCTCTTCTCTGCTGAGTTTG GCcaggaacagttgaaggaactgCAGGAAACCCTGGATGACTGGAACAAGGGGCCTCCACTGAAGCctgtgctgtttgggaag GCTGTGGAAGCAGCTCAGTCCCCTTGCACGTCGGTCACACTGTGTGGCAAAGGAGGGAGATGA
- the Uba7 gene encoding ubiquitin-like modifier-activating enzyme 7 — translation MDEELYSRQLYVLGLPAMQRIREAKVLLCGLQGLGAEVAKNLVLMGVGSLTLHDPHPTCWADLAAQFFLSEESLGRSRAEASQPQLAQLNEAVQISVHRGDITEDLVRGFQVVVLTDSKLEDQLNMGALCHKNRVYFLMAETRGLVGRLFCDFGEDFTVVDPTEVEPTSAAIQDISQGSPGIVTLRGGSKRPSFYDGDLVMFSDIEGMVELNSHSPQPVRVQKDGSLEIGDTTTFSRYLRGGVVTEVKRPKTVKHKPLDIALLQPCMVVQNTQEIQRAHCLHQTFHALHKFQQLHGRLPKPWDPDDAETVVWLAQDLEPLKGAKEESLDEALLRTIALSSAGSLSPMAAILGGVAAQEVLKAVSGKFMPLDQWLYFDALECLPEDETLLPSPEDCHPRNCRYDGQIAVFGTGFQEKLSYKHYLLQVGAGAIGCEMLKGFALVGLGVRDNGGVTIADMDHVERSNLSRQFLFRPKDTGRPKAEVAAEAAHRLNPDLQVTSHTCPLDPTTEDIYDDDFFSRVDGVVAALDSFQARHYVAARCTHYLKPLLEAGTQGTRGSASVFVPYVTEVYKGPTSAEEAPYPVCTLRHFPSTVEHSLQWAQDEFEGLFRLSAETINDYQQTCTSSLLGTDGTGILALLQQVMGVLRTRPQTWQDCVVWALGHWQLCFRDNIVELLRKFPSDKVLEDGTLFWSGSKKCPHPLQFDPNQDTHFLYVLAAANLYARMHGLPGSQSQTALRELLTLTLLQEPDSMPQNLFSAEFGQEQLKELQETLDDWNKGPPLKPVLFGKDDSSNFHEDFVVAATDLRCQNYGILPVNRARIKQTIGRIIPAIATSTAVVAGLLGLELYKVVSGPRPLGTFRHSYLHLAENHFIRSAPSAPAMQSFHHLEWTCWHRLTVPAGQPERTLESLLAHLQEEHGLTVRMLLHDQALLYSSGWPFEKQAQHLGLRVTELVQQVTGQKPKPGLRVLVFELSCEGEDDEMAFPPLHYEL, via the exons ATGGATGAAGAGCTGTACTCGAGGCAGCT GTATGTACTGGGCTTGCCTGCTATGCAGAGGATCCGGGAAGCCAAAGTCTTGCTGTGTGGCCTGCAGGGCCTGGGAGCTGAGGTGGCCAAGAACCTGGTCCTTATGGGTGTGGGCAGCCTCACCCTGCATGATCCCCATCCCACCTGCTGGGCTGACTTGGCTGCTCAG TTTTTCCTCTCAGAAGAGAGCTTGGGAAGGAGCAGGGCTGAGGCCTCTCAACCACAATTGGCCCAGCTTAATGAAGCTGTCCAGATCTCCGTCCACAGAGGCGACATCACTGAGGACCTAGTGCGGGGTTTTCAG GTAGTGGTGCTGACTGACTCCAAGCTAGAGGACCAGCTGAATATGGGAGCCTTGTGCCATAAGAATAGAGTCTACTTCCTCATGGCTGAAACCCGGGGCCTTGTGGG GCGGTTATTCTGTGATTTTGGTGAGGACTTCACTGTTGTGGACCCTACAGAGGTGGAGCCCACGTCAGCTGCCATCCAGGACATCTCTCAG GGCTCCCCCGGCATTGTCACTCTGAGAGGAGGCAGCAAAAGACCTTCCTTTTATGATGGGGACTTGGTGATGTTCTCAGACATTGAAGGCATGGTTGAACTCAACAGTCATTCTCCACAGCCTGTCCGTGTGCAGA AAGATGGATCCTTGGAGATTGGAGATACAACAACTTTCTCCCGTTACTTGAGGGGTGGGGTTGTCACTGAAGTCAAGAGACCCAAGACTGTGAAGCAT AAGCCCCTGGACATAGCTCTGCTCCAGCCCTGCATGGTGGTCCAGAATACTCAGGAAATACAACGCGCTCACTGCCTACACCAGACCTTCCATGCACTGCACAAGTTCCAGCAACTTCATGGCCGGCTACCCAAGCCCTGGGATCCT GATGACGCAGAGACCGTGGTGTGGCTGGCCCAGGACCTAGAGCCACTAAAAGGGGCAAAAGAAGAGTCGCTGGATGAGGCTCTACTCCGGACAATTGCCCTGAGTAGTGCTGGTAGCTTAAGTCCCATGGCAGCCATTCTGGGAGGAGTGGCTGCCCAGGAAGTCCTGAAG GCAGTCTCCGGGAAGTTCATGCCCCTGGACCAGTGGCTGTACTTTGATGCCCTTGAATGTCTTCCAGAAGATGAGACGCTCCTGCCCAGTCCTGAGGACTGTCATCCA AGAAACTGCCGATACGACGGGCAAATTGCTGTGTTCGGGACTGGTTTTCAGGAGAAACTGAGCTACAAACACTACCTCTTG CAGGTAGGTGCTGGTGCCATTGGCTGTGAGATGCTCAAAGGTTTTGCCCTAGTGGGCCTGGGAGTTAGGGATAATGGCGGTGTGACAATTGCTGACATGGACCACGTAGAACGCTCCAACCTCAGCCGGCAGTTCCTCTTCAGGCCCAAGGACACTGGG AGGCCCAAGGCAGAGGTGGCTGCAGAGGCAGCCCATCGCCTAAACCCAGACCTGCAAGTGACTTCACATACCTGCCCTCTGGATCCCACCACAGAGGACATCTATGACGACGACTTCTTCTCCAGGGTGGACGGCGTTGTTGCTGCTTTGGACAGTTTCCAGGCCC GGCACTATGTTGCTGCTCGATGCACCCACTATTTGAAACCACTGCTGGAGGCAGGCACCCAGGGAACCCGGGGGAGTGCTTCAGTGTTTGTGCCATATGTGACAGAAGTCTACAAAGGTCCTACCTCAGCCGAGGAAGCTCCCTACCCTGTGTGCACCCTGCGGCAttttcccagcactgtggagCACAGCCTGCAG TGGGCCCAGGACGAATTTGAGGGGCTCTTCAGACTATCCGCAGAGACCATCAACGACTACCAACA GACATGCACTTCCTCCCTGTTGGGCACCGATGGGACTGGAATATTGGCCTTACTGCAGCAAGTGATGGGCGTCCTAAGAACTCGGCCACAGACCTGGCAAGACTGTGTGGTGTGGGCTCTTGGCCACTGGCAACTGTGCTTCCGTGATAACATCGTGGAGCTGCTGAGAAAATTCCCATCTGATAAA GTGCTTGAGGACGGAACTCTGTTCTGGTCAGGATCCAAAAAGTGCCCACATCCCTTGCAATTTGATCCCAACCAA GACACGCATTTCCTCTATGTACTGGCAGCTGCCAACCTGTATGCACGGATGCATGGGCTGCCGGGCTCACAAAGTCAGACTGCACTCAGGGAACTGCTGACACTGACACTGCTGCAGGAGCCTGATTCCATGCCCCAGAACCTCTTCTCTGCTGAGTTTG GCcaggaacagttgaaggaactgCAGGAAACCCTGGATGACTGGAACAAGGGGCCTCCACTGAAGCctgtgctgtttgggaag GATGACAGCAGCAACTTCCACGAGGACTTTGTAGTAGCAGCGACAGACCTGCGCTGTCAGAACTATGGGATCCTGCCAGTTAACCGTGCTCGG ATCAAGCAAACCATCGGCCGGATTATCCCAGCCATTGCCACCAGTACAGCAGTTGTGGCGGGCTTACTGGGCCTGGAGCTGTATAAGGTGGTAAGTGGGCCACGGCCCCTTGGCACCTTTCGGCACAGCTACCTGCACCTGGCTGAAAACCACTTCATACGCTCAGCACCTTCTGCCCCGGCCATGCAGTCG TTCCATCACCTGGAATGGACCTGTTGGCACCGCCTGACGGTGCCTGCTGGGCAGCCTGAGAGGACACTGGAATCCCTGCTGGCCCATCTCCAG GAAGAGCATGGACTGACGGTGAGGATGCTGCTGCATGACCAGGCTCTGCTCTATTCTTCAGGATGGCCATTTGAAAAGCAGGCTCAGCACTTGGGCCTCAG GGTGACAGAACTAGTTCAGCAGGTGACCGGCCAGAAACCCAAGCCTGGGCTGAGAGTTCTGGTGTTTGAGCTGAGCTGTGAGGGTGAGGATGACGAAATGGCCTTCCCACCTCTGCATTATGAGCTGTGA
- the Uba7 gene encoding ubiquitin-like modifier-activating enzyme 7 isoform X4: MGALCHKNRVYFLMAETRGLVGRLFCDFGEDFTVVDPTEVEPTSAAIQDISQGSPGIVTLRGGSKRPSFYDGDLVMFSDIEGMVELNSHSPQPVRVQKDGSLEIGDTTTFSRYLRGGVVTEVKRPKTVKHKPLDIALLQPCMVVQNTQEIQRAHCLHQTFHALHKFQQLHGRLPKPWDPDDAETVVWLAQDLEPLKGAKEESLDEALLRTIALSSAGSLSPMAAILGGVAAQEVLKAVSGKFMPLDQWLYFDALECLPEDETLLPSPEDCHPRNCRYDGQIAVFGTGFQEKLSYKHYLLQVGAGAIGCEMLKGFALVGLGVRDNGGVTIADMDHVERSNLSRQFLFRPKDTGRPKAEVAAEAAHRLNPDLQVTSHTCPLDPTTEDIYDDDFFSRVDGVVAALDSFQARHYVAARCTHYLKPLLEAGTQGTRGSASVFVPYVTEVYKGPTSAEEAPYPVCTLRHFPSTVEHSLQWAQDEFEGLFRLSAETINDYQQTCTSSLLGTDGTGILALLQQVMGVLRTRPQTWQDCVVWALGHWQLCFRDNIVELLRKFPSDKVLEDGTLFWSGSKKCPHPLQFDPNQDTHFLYVLAAANLYARMHGLPGSQSQTALRELLTLTLLQEPDSMPQNLFSAEFGQEQLKELQETLDDWNKGPPLKPVLFGKDDSSNFHEDFVVAATDLRCQNYGILPVNRARIKQTIGRIIPAIATSTAVVAGLLGLELYKVVSGPRPLGTFRHSYLHLAENHFIRSAPSAPAMQSFHHLEWTCWHRLTVPAGQPERTLESLLAHLQEEHGLTVRMLLHDQALLYSSGWPFEKQAQHLGLRVTELVQQVTGQKPKPGLRVLVFELSCEGEDDEMAFPPLHYEL, encoded by the exons ATGGGAGCCTTGTGCCATAAGAATAGAGTCTACTTCCTCATGGCTGAAACCCGGGGCCTTGTGGG GCGGTTATTCTGTGATTTTGGTGAGGACTTCACTGTTGTGGACCCTACAGAGGTGGAGCCCACGTCAGCTGCCATCCAGGACATCTCTCAG GGCTCCCCCGGCATTGTCACTCTGAGAGGAGGCAGCAAAAGACCTTCCTTTTATGATGGGGACTTGGTGATGTTCTCAGACATTGAAGGCATGGTTGAACTCAACAGTCATTCTCCACAGCCTGTCCGTGTGCAGA AAGATGGATCCTTGGAGATTGGAGATACAACAACTTTCTCCCGTTACTTGAGGGGTGGGGTTGTCACTGAAGTCAAGAGACCCAAGACTGTGAAGCAT AAGCCCCTGGACATAGCTCTGCTCCAGCCCTGCATGGTGGTCCAGAATACTCAGGAAATACAACGCGCTCACTGCCTACACCAGACCTTCCATGCACTGCACAAGTTCCAGCAACTTCATGGCCGGCTACCCAAGCCCTGGGATCCT GATGACGCAGAGACCGTGGTGTGGCTGGCCCAGGACCTAGAGCCACTAAAAGGGGCAAAAGAAGAGTCGCTGGATGAGGCTCTACTCCGGACAATTGCCCTGAGTAGTGCTGGTAGCTTAAGTCCCATGGCAGCCATTCTGGGAGGAGTGGCTGCCCAGGAAGTCCTGAAG GCAGTCTCCGGGAAGTTCATGCCCCTGGACCAGTGGCTGTACTTTGATGCCCTTGAATGTCTTCCAGAAGATGAGACGCTCCTGCCCAGTCCTGAGGACTGTCATCCA AGAAACTGCCGATACGACGGGCAAATTGCTGTGTTCGGGACTGGTTTTCAGGAGAAACTGAGCTACAAACACTACCTCTTG CAGGTAGGTGCTGGTGCCATTGGCTGTGAGATGCTCAAAGGTTTTGCCCTAGTGGGCCTGGGAGTTAGGGATAATGGCGGTGTGACAATTGCTGACATGGACCACGTAGAACGCTCCAACCTCAGCCGGCAGTTCCTCTTCAGGCCCAAGGACACTGGG AGGCCCAAGGCAGAGGTGGCTGCAGAGGCAGCCCATCGCCTAAACCCAGACCTGCAAGTGACTTCACATACCTGCCCTCTGGATCCCACCACAGAGGACATCTATGACGACGACTTCTTCTCCAGGGTGGACGGCGTTGTTGCTGCTTTGGACAGTTTCCAGGCCC GGCACTATGTTGCTGCTCGATGCACCCACTATTTGAAACCACTGCTGGAGGCAGGCACCCAGGGAACCCGGGGGAGTGCTTCAGTGTTTGTGCCATATGTGACAGAAGTCTACAAAGGTCCTACCTCAGCCGAGGAAGCTCCCTACCCTGTGTGCACCCTGCGGCAttttcccagcactgtggagCACAGCCTGCAG TGGGCCCAGGACGAATTTGAGGGGCTCTTCAGACTATCCGCAGAGACCATCAACGACTACCAACA GACATGCACTTCCTCCCTGTTGGGCACCGATGGGACTGGAATATTGGCCTTACTGCAGCAAGTGATGGGCGTCCTAAGAACTCGGCCACAGACCTGGCAAGACTGTGTGGTGTGGGCTCTTGGCCACTGGCAACTGTGCTTCCGTGATAACATCGTGGAGCTGCTGAGAAAATTCCCATCTGATAAA GTGCTTGAGGACGGAACTCTGTTCTGGTCAGGATCCAAAAAGTGCCCACATCCCTTGCAATTTGATCCCAACCAA GACACGCATTTCCTCTATGTACTGGCAGCTGCCAACCTGTATGCACGGATGCATGGGCTGCCGGGCTCACAAAGTCAGACTGCACTCAGGGAACTGCTGACACTGACACTGCTGCAGGAGCCTGATTCCATGCCCCAGAACCTCTTCTCTGCTGAGTTTG GCcaggaacagttgaaggaactgCAGGAAACCCTGGATGACTGGAACAAGGGGCCTCCACTGAAGCctgtgctgtttgggaag GATGACAGCAGCAACTTCCACGAGGACTTTGTAGTAGCAGCGACAGACCTGCGCTGTCAGAACTATGGGATCCTGCCAGTTAACCGTGCTCGG ATCAAGCAAACCATCGGCCGGATTATCCCAGCCATTGCCACCAGTACAGCAGTTGTGGCGGGCTTACTGGGCCTGGAGCTGTATAAGGTGGTAAGTGGGCCACGGCCCCTTGGCACCTTTCGGCACAGCTACCTGCACCTGGCTGAAAACCACTTCATACGCTCAGCACCTTCTGCCCCGGCCATGCAGTCG TTCCATCACCTGGAATGGACCTGTTGGCACCGCCTGACGGTGCCTGCTGGGCAGCCTGAGAGGACACTGGAATCCCTGCTGGCCCATCTCCAG GAAGAGCATGGACTGACGGTGAGGATGCTGCTGCATGACCAGGCTCTGCTCTATTCTTCAGGATGGCCATTTGAAAAGCAGGCTCAGCACTTGGGCCTCAG GGTGACAGAACTAGTTCAGCAGGTGACCGGCCAGAAACCCAAGCCTGGGCTGAGAGTTCTGGTGTTTGAGCTGAGCTGTGAGGGTGAGGATGACGAAATGGCCTTCCCACCTCTGCATTATGAGCTGTGA